A genomic region of Gemmata massiliana contains the following coding sequences:
- a CDS encoding transposase → MPREDVRAFLRHLQSRYRGRPLWLILDRVPCHEAHPSQVLAGRLGIGLMWLPTQCPELNPVGHLWRELKRLVAANRQFRTIDEEPRYAERWFLGLTAREALRPSGVLTPSSWSHCWS, encoded by the coding sequence ATGCCGCGAGAGGACGTCCGGGCGTTCCTGCGGCACTTGCAGAGCCGCTACCGGGGCCGACCGCTGTGGCTAATATTGGATCGTGTCCCATGCCACGAGGCGCACCCGAGCCAGGTACTGGCCGGGCGGTTGGGCATCGGACTGATGTGGCTGCCGACCCAGTGCCCGGAACTGAATCCGGTGGGCCACCTGTGGCGGGAACTCAAGCGACTCGTCGCGGCCAATCGACAGTTCCGGACCATCGACGAGGAGCCGAGGTACGCCGAGCGCTGGTTCCTCGGGTTGACCGCACGAGAAGCACTCCGGCCTTCCGGAGTGTTAACACCTTCCAGTTGGTCACATTGTTGGAGTTGA
- a CDS encoding transposase DNA-binding-containing protein encodes MWTGDVRRVRRLVALAYACLGAPDQALPNKLHDPGGSQGALRLLRSPHVTHPAVLDPHPGPGRGPYGHGPRGPRHHGPGLLRAPDPGPTTRTHW; translated from the coding sequence ATGTGGACTGGAGACGTGCGGCGCGTGCGCCGGCTCGTGGCCCTGGCGTATGCGTGCTTGGGGGCTCCGGACCAAGCACTCCCGAACAAGCTCCACGATCCCGGCGGTTCCCAGGGCGCGTTGCGCCTGCTCCGGAGCCCGCACGTCACGCACCCCGCGGTACTCGATCCGCACCCCGGACCGGGCCGAGGCCCATACGGGCACGGTCCTCGTGGTCCACGACACCACGGACCTGGACTTCTCCGGGCACCGGACCCGGGCCCCACAACTCGGACCCATTGGTAA
- a CDS encoding transposase, with amino-acid sequence MGRADRVPVPFAKRRWTLPILIDLYRTPELDRAEKHPHKTPAQLMCRRLRLLLLRFPDRTFVFTGDSGYGTHEVARFCDRHRARRTPISTLHPDANLFAPPPPYSGQGRPRIKGARVPKPRQAAETASRTRLTVVWYGGGTRWVEARTGTGHGYKGGCGRVPLRGVFVRAATGAHRDEYLFTTDPALWADAVIGAYCGRWSIETTFQEARSALGLETTRGRRRSERERSRGRARPRSRSPTPCAPSAGGCGTRPLCHRPGTARPFRNSRTPSANCY; translated from the coding sequence ATGGGTCGAGCGGACCGGGTCCCGGTGCCGTTCGCCAAACGGCGTTGGACCCTACCAATACTCATCGACCTGTACCGCACGCCCGAACTCGACCGGGCCGAGAAGCACCCACACAAGACGCCGGCCCAACTCATGTGCCGACGGCTGCGCCTGTTGCTCCTCCGATTCCCGGACCGGACCTTCGTATTTACCGGGGATTCCGGGTACGGAACCCACGAGGTGGCCCGGTTCTGTGACCGTCATCGCGCCCGGCGGACCCCGATCAGCACGTTGCACCCGGACGCCAACCTGTTCGCCCCGCCCCCGCCGTATTCGGGTCAAGGGCGGCCCCGGATCAAAGGAGCTCGGGTGCCCAAACCCCGACAGGCGGCCGAGACGGCCTCACGCACCCGGTTGACCGTCGTGTGGTACGGGGGCGGCACCCGGTGGGTCGAAGCGCGCACCGGGACCGGGCACGGGTACAAGGGCGGGTGCGGACGGGTCCCGTTGCGCGGGGTGTTCGTCCGGGCCGCGACCGGCGCACACCGCGACGAGTACCTGTTCACCACCGACCCGGCCCTCTGGGCCGATGCGGTGATCGGCGCCTACTGTGGTCGCTGGAGCATCGAAACCACATTCCAGGAAGCCCGGTCCGCTCTCGGGCTGGAGACCACGCGCGGCCGGCGGCGAAGCGAACGGGAGCGCTCGCGTGGCCGGGCAAGGCCACGGTCACGTTCTCCGACGCCCTGTGCGCCGTCCGCCGGTGGTTGTGGGACGAGGCCGCTTTGCCACAGGCCGGGGACGGCGCGGCCCTTCAGAAACTCCCGGACCCCATCCGCGAACTGCTACTGA
- a CDS encoding transposase — translation MAFPILGRMSDDACCPFLMDTLHPDGLRCPSCQRDDTLSVHDRHRAPVRDYRCRHCGTVFNAYTGTPHQKTHRSPT, via the coding sequence GTGGCCTTCCCGATCCTCGGGCGAATGAGCGACGACGCCTGCTGCCCGTTCCTGATGGACACGCTGCACCCCGACGGGCTACGTTGCCCGTCGTGCCAGCGGGACGACACCTTGTCCGTTCACGACCGGCACCGCGCGCCCGTGCGGGATTACCGGTGCCGCCACTGTGGGACCGTGTTCAACGCCTACACGGGCACACCACATCAGAAGACACACCGCTCGCCGACCTAA